From Streptomyces sp. NBC_00775, one genomic window encodes:
- a CDS encoding PucR family transcriptional regulator, protein MPLSAAARALALRCEPRVNELARRMSRESFEALPGYAELPDDLKDLEIAATARHGIRLFLRRAGDPDLARADLRLFRERAAQRAEEGMPLHLLLRTHSLGAYVLWRALRETARPGEEAALVELVDLLLESHHRVVGAVAETYVDERTALEADARAQRRSLVRGLLDGVLKPGHILLDELRLEGPALVLALDLGVSAEGPVGERRRQRRAQTVLDHAFGTEVAALLDTGLGRAVVPKECEPPDDLAQRLSKALGTPVRVAHVPAAGPEDIPEAARTAMEILRVTRACGLPPGLHRLEDVLLEFHLSRPDPSSHKIAALLDPVADRPELLETLRTHLAHQQDRRATAAALGLHPNTVDNRLAKIGEQSGIDLSSPRGAALAIAALLLRDTQDTPSYGPYARP, encoded by the coding sequence GTGCCCCTCTCCGCAGCCGCCAGGGCGCTCGCGCTGCGCTGCGAGCCCAGGGTCAACGAACTGGCCCGGCGGATGTCCCGCGAGTCCTTCGAGGCGCTCCCCGGCTACGCGGAGCTCCCGGACGATCTGAAGGACCTGGAGATCGCGGCGACGGCCCGGCACGGCATCCGGCTGTTCCTGCGCCGCGCGGGCGACCCGGATCTCGCGCGCGCCGACCTGCGTCTGTTCCGCGAGCGGGCCGCTCAGCGCGCCGAGGAGGGGATGCCGCTGCACCTGCTGCTGCGCACGCACTCCCTGGGCGCATACGTGCTGTGGCGGGCGCTGCGCGAGACGGCCCGGCCCGGGGAGGAGGCCGCCCTCGTAGAACTGGTCGACCTTCTCCTGGAGTCGCACCACAGGGTGGTGGGCGCGGTCGCCGAGACGTACGTCGACGAGCGCACCGCTCTGGAGGCCGACGCCCGCGCCCAGCGCCGCTCGCTGGTCCGCGGGCTACTGGACGGCGTACTCAAGCCCGGACACATACTCCTGGACGAGCTGCGGCTGGAAGGGCCCGCCCTGGTGCTCGCCCTCGACCTCGGAGTGTCGGCCGAGGGTCCCGTGGGCGAACGGCGGCGGCAGCGCAGGGCGCAGACCGTCCTGGACCACGCCTTCGGTACGGAGGTGGCGGCGCTCCTGGACACCGGCCTGGGCCGTGCCGTCGTCCCCAAGGAGTGCGAGCCGCCGGACGACCTCGCCCAGCGGCTGAGCAAGGCCCTGGGGACACCGGTCAGGGTCGCGCACGTGCCGGCCGCGGGGCCCGAGGACATCCCGGAGGCGGCTCGCACCGCGATGGAGATCCTGCGCGTCACGCGCGCGTGCGGACTGCCGCCCGGACTGCACCGCCTGGAGGACGTCCTTCTGGAGTTCCATCTCTCCCGGCCCGACCCCAGCAGCCACAAGATCGCCGCCCTGCTCGACCCGGTCGCCGACCGCCCCGAGCTCCTGGAGACCCTGCGCACCCACCTCGCGCATCAGCAGGACCGCCGGGCCACCGCCGCCGCGCTGGGACTGCACCCGAACACCGTCGACAACCGGCTCGCCAAGATCGGGGAACAGTCCGGCATCGACCTCTCGTCGCCCCGAGGGGCGGCCCTGGCGATCGCGGCACTGCTCCTCAGGGACACCCAGGACACGCCGTCCTACGGCCCCTACGCGCGCCCCTGA
- a CDS encoding AzlD domain-containing protein, which yields MNIWIAIGATAVGCYAVKLIGLLIPAGVLERPLVRRLAALLPVALLAALTAQQTFADGRVLVVDAKAAGLAAAAVALILRAPFLLVVAAAVVVTAGVRAMTG from the coding sequence TTGAACATCTGGATCGCCATCGGCGCGACCGCCGTCGGCTGCTACGCCGTCAAACTCATCGGGCTGCTGATCCCCGCCGGCGTACTGGAACGTCCCCTCGTCCGGCGCCTCGCCGCCCTGCTGCCCGTCGCCCTCCTCGCCGCTCTCACGGCCCAGCAGACCTTCGCCGACGGGCGCGTCCTGGTCGTGGACGCGAAGGCCGCGGGACTCGCCGCGGCGGCCGTCGCGCTGATCCTGCGCGCCCCCTTCCTGCTCGTGGTCGCCGCGGCGGTGGTGGTGACGGCGGGGGTGCGGGCGATGACGGGCTGA
- a CDS encoding AzlC family ABC transporter permease gives MAEQTALADIRSEEGGKPDAAVVRDALGVGVAVGLSGFAFGVTSAGSGLTLLQTCALSLLVFTGASQFALVGALAAGGNPLTAAAGAFFLGVRNAFYGLRLSQLLALPRAVRPFAAQWVIDETTAVALAQPTRRSVRIGFTVTGLSLYVLWNLTTLLGAVGAEAIGDTDAWGLDAAGPAVFLALLAPMLKTTTERTVAGIAVILGLGLLPVLPAGVPVLVAALAAPAVLYVEGRRSAKTANDVPREDR, from the coding sequence GTGGCAGAACAGACAGCTCTCGCAGACATACGCAGTGAAGAAGGCGGAAAACCCGACGCCGCCGTCGTCCGGGACGCCCTAGGGGTCGGGGTTGCCGTCGGACTGTCCGGGTTCGCCTTCGGGGTGACCTCGGCCGGCAGCGGGCTCACGCTGCTGCAGACCTGCGCGCTCAGCCTCCTGGTGTTCACCGGCGCCTCGCAGTTCGCGCTCGTGGGCGCGCTCGCGGCCGGGGGCAACCCGCTCACGGCGGCCGCGGGCGCCTTCTTTCTCGGGGTGCGCAACGCCTTCTACGGACTGCGCCTGTCGCAACTGCTCGCCCTCCCGCGCGCGGTGCGACCGTTCGCCGCGCAGTGGGTCATCGACGAGACCACCGCGGTCGCGCTCGCCCAGCCCACCCGCCGCAGCGTCCGCATCGGTTTCACCGTCACCGGGCTCTCCCTCTACGTGCTGTGGAACCTCACCACCCTGCTCGGCGCCGTCGGGGCCGAAGCCATCGGCGACACCGACGCGTGGGGGCTGGATGCCGCAGGACCCGCCGTCTTCCTGGCGCTGCTCGCGCCGATGCTGAAGACCACCACGGAGCGCACGGTCGCGGGTATCGCGGTCATTCTGGGGCTCGGTCTGCTGCCCGTGCTGCCCGCCGGAGTTCCCGTACTGGTGGCCGCGCTGGCCGCTCCCGCCGTCCTCTACGTAGAGGGGCGCCGCAGTGCGAAGACCGCCAACGACGTGCCAAGGGAAGATCGTTGA
- a CDS encoding AraC family transcriptional regulator, with protein MADSGRERARHWQYAELPGVDLLRASYVEKIFVRHTHENFVIAAITDGVEVFHHGGGDQYAGPGALALVNPDTPHTGRAGVPEGWRYGAVYPSPELVAEIAAETTTIRGTPGFTSPVLDDPYAAGLVHQVLRAAEEGNALAADTLLRVAVTRLLRLNGGALPQRAVHTAGARVAARARAVLEERMVEPPSLERLAADLGTSPFALLRAFRDTYGMPPHTWLTDARVRRARRLLDAGSAPAEAAVAVGFTDQPHLNRHFTRIVGVPPGAYQRERKNVQDGDGRLLLPSRAWQNRQLSQTYAVKKAENPTPPSSGTP; from the coding sequence GTGGCGGATTCGGGACGGGAGCGGGCGCGGCACTGGCAGTACGCGGAACTGCCCGGTGTCGATCTGCTGCGTGCCAGCTATGTCGAAAAGATCTTCGTGCGGCATACCCACGAGAACTTCGTCATCGCTGCCATCACCGACGGTGTCGAGGTCTTCCACCACGGCGGTGGCGACCAGTACGCGGGTCCGGGCGCCCTCGCGCTGGTCAACCCCGACACCCCGCACACGGGCCGGGCGGGCGTCCCCGAGGGCTGGCGGTACGGGGCGGTGTACCCGTCGCCGGAGCTGGTGGCCGAGATCGCCGCGGAGACCACCACCATCCGCGGCACTCCCGGATTCACCAGTCCGGTGCTCGACGACCCGTACGCGGCGGGCCTGGTGCACCAGGTGCTGCGGGCCGCCGAGGAGGGCAACGCGCTCGCCGCCGACACTCTGCTGCGCGTCGCCGTGACCCGGCTGCTGCGCCTGAACGGAGGCGCGCTGCCGCAGCGGGCCGTGCACACCGCGGGCGCCCGCGTCGCCGCACGCGCGCGTGCCGTGCTGGAGGAGCGGATGGTCGAGCCCCCTTCCCTGGAGCGGCTCGCCGCCGACCTCGGCACGAGCCCGTTCGCGCTGCTGCGCGCGTTCCGGGACACCTACGGCATGCCGCCCCACACCTGGCTGACCGACGCCCGCGTACGCCGGGCCCGCCGCCTCCTGGACGCCGGTTCCGCGCCCGCCGAGGCGGCCGTCGCCGTCGGCTTCACCGACCAGCCGCATCTCAATCGGCACTTCACCCGGATCGTGGGCGTGCCCCCGGGCGCCTACCAGCGCGAGCGCAAGAACGTACAAGACGGTGACGGTCGACTGCTCCTACCGTCCAGGGCGTGGCAGAACAGACAGCTCTCGCAGACATACGCAGTGAAGAAGGCGGAAAACCCGACGCCGCCGTCGTCCGGGACGCCCTAG
- a CDS encoding ATP-dependent helicase → MVSSAHRALDGFSPATRGWFTGAFSAPTAAQAGAWAAIGEGSDVLVVAPTGSGKTLAAFLAALDQLASTPPPADPKKRCRVLYVSPLKALAVDVERNLRSPLTGIRQEAVRLGQPEPEVKVGIRSGDTPPAERRALATRPPDILITTPESLFLMLTSATRDALTGIETVILDEVHAVAGTKRGAHLALTLERLDELLPKPARRIGLSATVRPVDEVARYLSPRRKVEIVQPPSGKEFDLSVVVPVEDLGELGGSPVADGKEGAEKPSIWPHVEERITDLVQSHRSTIVFANSRRLAERLCNRLNEIAYERATGEPLEEAHAPAQLMGGSGAAQGAPPVIARAHHGSVSKEQRALVEEDLKAGRLPAVVATSSLELGIDMGAVDLVIQVESPPSVASGLQRVGRAGHQVGAVSTGVVFPKYRGDLVQAAVVTERMRTGSIESLRVPANPLDVLAQQLVAMTALDTWQVDDLLATVRRAAPFASLPESAFTAVLDMLAGRYPSDAFAELRPRVVWDRVAGTVTGRPGAQRLAVTSGGTIPDRGLFGVFLAGADPKKGGGRVGELDEEMVYESRVGDVFTLGTSSWRIEDITRDRVLVSPAPGVPGRLPFWKGDQLGRPLELGRAVGAFLREVGSLPKDDARLRLLAAGLDAWAADNVLSYLAEQREACGHIPDDRTIVVERFRDELGDWRVVVHSPFGAQVHAPWALALGAKLSERYGMDAQVMHADDGIVLRLPDADIMGLDLLDQAPVKAGTEYDAEQAPVGAADVAFDKGEVNQIVTDQVGSSALFASRFRECAARALLLPRRNPGKRTPLWQQRQRAAQLLQVASEFGSFPIVLEAVRECLQDVFDVPGLTELMGDIESRKVRLVEVTTPEPSPFARSLLFGYVAQFLYEGDSPLAERRAAALSLDSRLLAELLGQAELRELLDADVLAELERELQWLTEDRRAKDAESVADLLRLLGPLTDAELVERGAEPQWAQELAGARRAIRVRIAGADHWAAIEDAGRLRDALGTALPVGVPEAFTEPVKDPLGDLLARYARTHGPFTSTTAAARFGLGPAVTDGALQRLAASGRVVQGEFHPAGIGQEWCDATVLRRLRRRSLAALRHELEPVPPAALAQFLPQWQHVGSGHGLRGIDGLVRAIEQLQGASVPASALEKLVLPSRVAGYAPAMLDELTAAGEVVWAGAGSLPGKDGWVSLYLADAAPLLLPAPHPLEPTALHQSILDALSGGYGLFFRQIADQVRATTHPDVTDPQLADAVWDLAWSGRLTNDTLAPMRSLLGSGRTAGSTAHRAKRSVPRGRYGSLTGAARPQSRTGPPTVAGRWSLLPEREPDPTVRAHALARTLLDRHGVVTRGAVAAEGVEGGFSAVYRILSAFEDSGQARRGYVVEGLGAAQFAMDGAVDRLRAAANARDRGEALSDPNLPDGFPGAYGFPGDRSPANPAGFPGDRASAHTSGFPGGQAPKDTFGYAPDLDPANTSGVPEGSALPDDSGFPDGSAFPDASGFPEEPGFTDDHGFSADSAFPARSTRPHTSPHPHISAYPNTPAFSNSRSRPRTTSSAVVLAAADPANAYGAALPWPEPPTDAGHKPGRKAGSLVVLVDGELTLYMERGGKTLLAWPVAPDSSVTEDARLHTAAEALAAAARAGSLGTVTVERVNGASALTSPIGTLLEGAGFIATPRGLRLRA, encoded by the coding sequence ATGGTCAGCTCCGCACACCGAGCCCTCGACGGCTTCTCCCCCGCGACCCGCGGCTGGTTCACGGGGGCCTTCTCCGCGCCCACCGCGGCCCAGGCCGGGGCATGGGCGGCCATCGGCGAAGGCTCGGACGTGCTCGTGGTCGCCCCGACCGGCTCCGGCAAGACCCTGGCCGCGTTCCTCGCCGCGCTCGACCAGCTGGCCTCGACCCCACCGCCGGCGGACCCCAAGAAGCGCTGCCGGGTGCTGTACGTATCACCGCTCAAGGCCCTCGCGGTCGACGTGGAGCGGAATCTGCGCAGCCCACTGACCGGCATCCGACAGGAAGCCGTGCGGCTCGGGCAGCCCGAACCCGAGGTGAAGGTCGGCATCCGCTCCGGCGACACCCCGCCCGCAGAGCGCCGCGCGCTGGCCACACGCCCGCCGGACATTCTGATCACGACCCCCGAGTCACTGTTCCTGATGCTGACGTCGGCCACGCGCGACGCGTTGACGGGCATCGAGACGGTGATCCTGGACGAGGTGCACGCGGTCGCGGGCACCAAGCGCGGCGCCCATCTCGCGCTCACCCTGGAGCGCCTCGACGAGCTGCTGCCCAAGCCCGCCCGCCGCATCGGCCTCTCCGCGACGGTCCGTCCGGTGGACGAGGTCGCGCGTTATCTCTCGCCCCGGCGCAAGGTGGAGATCGTCCAGCCGCCGTCCGGCAAGGAGTTCGACCTCTCCGTGGTCGTCCCGGTGGAGGACCTGGGCGAGTTGGGCGGCTCCCCGGTCGCCGATGGCAAGGAGGGCGCCGAGAAGCCGTCCATCTGGCCGCATGTCGAGGAGCGGATCACCGATCTCGTCCAGTCCCACCGCTCCACCATCGTGTTCGCCAACTCCCGCCGTCTGGCGGAGCGCCTCTGCAACCGGCTCAACGAGATCGCGTACGAGAGGGCGACCGGCGAGCCCCTTGAGGAGGCTCACGCCCCGGCCCAGCTGATGGGCGGCTCGGGCGCGGCGCAGGGAGCTCCGCCCGTCATCGCCCGCGCCCACCACGGCTCCGTCTCCAAGGAGCAGCGGGCGCTGGTCGAGGAGGACCTGAAGGCGGGCCGCCTGCCCGCGGTGGTCGCCACCTCCAGCCTCGAACTGGGAATCGACATGGGAGCCGTGGACCTCGTCATCCAGGTCGAGTCGCCGCCGTCCGTGGCCTCCGGGCTCCAGCGCGTGGGGCGGGCGGGACACCAGGTGGGCGCGGTCTCCACCGGCGTCGTCTTCCCCAAGTACCGCGGCGACCTCGTCCAGGCCGCGGTGGTCACCGAGCGGATGCGCACGGGCTCCATCGAGTCCCTCCGGGTCCCCGCCAATCCCCTGGACGTGCTGGCCCAGCAGCTCGTCGCCATGACCGCACTCGACACCTGGCAGGTCGACGACCTGCTCGCCACGGTCCGCCGGGCGGCCCCTTTCGCCTCGCTCCCGGAGTCGGCGTTCACCGCCGTGCTCGACATGCTCGCGGGCCGCTATCCGTCCGACGCCTTCGCGGAGCTCAGGCCCCGCGTGGTGTGGGACCGCGTCGCCGGTACGGTCACCGGGCGCCCCGGCGCGCAGCGCCTCGCCGTCACCTCAGGTGGCACCATCCCCGACCGCGGGCTCTTCGGGGTCTTCCTCGCGGGAGCCGACCCCAAGAAGGGCGGCGGCCGGGTCGGCGAGCTCGACGAGGAGATGGTCTACGAATCCCGTGTGGGCGACGTCTTCACGCTCGGCACCAGCTCCTGGCGCATCGAGGACATCACCCGCGACCGCGTTCTGGTCTCCCCCGCACCCGGTGTCCCGGGCAGACTGCCCTTCTGGAAGGGCGACCAGCTCGGCCGCCCGCTCGAACTGGGCCGCGCGGTCGGCGCGTTCCTCCGCGAGGTCGGCTCACTCCCCAAGGACGACGCCCGGCTCCGGCTCCTCGCCGCGGGCCTGGACGCCTGGGCAGCCGACAACGTGCTCTCGTACCTCGCCGAACAGCGCGAGGCATGCGGGCACATCCCGGACGACCGGACCATCGTCGTCGAGCGCTTCCGCGACGAGCTGGGCGACTGGCGAGTCGTCGTGCACTCCCCCTTCGGCGCCCAGGTCCACGCCCCCTGGGCCCTCGCTCTCGGCGCCAAGCTCTCCGAGCGGTACGGCATGGACGCCCAGGTGATGCACGCCGACGACGGCATCGTGCTGCGGCTGCCCGACGCCGACATCATGGGCCTCGACCTGCTCGACCAGGCACCTGTGAAGGCGGGTACGGAGTACGACGCGGAACAGGCGCCGGTCGGCGCGGCGGACGTCGCCTTCGACAAGGGCGAGGTCAACCAGATCGTCACCGACCAGGTCGGCAGCTCCGCGCTCTTCGCGTCACGCTTCCGCGAGTGCGCCGCCCGCGCGCTGCTGCTGCCGCGCCGTAACCCCGGCAAGCGCACCCCACTGTGGCAGCAGCGCCAGCGTGCCGCCCAACTCCTTCAGGTGGCCAGCGAGTTCGGCTCGTTCCCGATCGTCCTGGAGGCGGTCCGTGAATGCCTCCAGGATGTCTTCGACGTCCCCGGACTCACGGAGCTGATGGGCGACATCGAGTCCCGCAAGGTGCGGCTCGTCGAAGTCACCACGCCCGAGCCTTCCCCCTTCGCCCGCTCCCTCCTCTTCGGATACGTCGCCCAGTTTCTGTACGAGGGTGACTCACCTCTCGCCGAGCGGCGCGCCGCCGCCCTGTCGCTGGACTCACGGCTGCTGGCCGAACTCCTGGGGCAGGCCGAGCTGCGCGAGCTCCTCGACGCCGATGTCCTGGCTGAGCTGGAGCGGGAGCTCCAGTGGCTCACGGAGGACCGTCGCGCCAAGGACGCCGAAAGTGTGGCCGACCTGCTGCGTCTGCTGGGTCCGCTCACCGACGCCGAGCTCGTCGAGCGGGGTGCCGAGCCGCAGTGGGCCCAGGAGCTGGCCGGCGCCCGCCGTGCCATCCGGGTCCGCATCGCCGGGGCCGACCACTGGGCGGCGATCGAGGACGCCGGCCGACTGCGCGACGCACTCGGTACGGCGCTGCCCGTCGGCGTCCCGGAGGCCTTCACCGAGCCGGTCAAGGACCCGCTCGGCGACCTCCTCGCCCGGTACGCACGCACCCACGGCCCGTTCACCTCGACGACGGCCGCCGCCCGCTTCGGTCTCGGCCCGGCCGTCACGGACGGGGCACTGCAGCGACTCGCAGCGAGCGGCCGTGTCGTACAAGGGGAGTTCCATCCGGCGGGTATCGGTCAGGAGTGGTGCGACGCGACGGTGCTCCGCAGGCTGCGGCGCCGTTCGCTCGCGGCCCTGCGCCACGAGCTGGAGCCGGTGCCACCCGCCGCGCTCGCGCAGTTCCTGCCGCAGTGGCAGCACGTGGGCAGCGGGCACGGGCTGCGCGGAATCGACGGACTGGTGCGCGCCATCGAGCAGTTGCAGGGCGCGTCCGTACCCGCGTCCGCGCTGGAGAAACTCGTCCTGCCCTCCCGGGTCGCCGGGTACGCCCCCGCGATGCTCGACGAGCTCACGGCCGCCGGAGAGGTGGTCTGGGCGGGGGCAGGGTCGCTGCCGGGCAAGGACGGCTGGGTCTCGCTGTATCTGGCGGACGCGGCGCCGCTGCTCCTGCCGGCCCCGCACCCCTTGGAGCCGACCGCGCTCCACCAGTCGATCCTGGACGCCCTCTCCGGGGGCTACGGCCTCTTCTTCCGCCAGATCGCCGACCAGGTGCGCGCCACCACGCATCCCGACGTCACCGATCCCCAACTGGCCGACGCCGTCTGGGACCTGGCCTGGTCCGGACGGCTCACTAACGACACGCTCGCGCCGATGCGCTCCCTCCTGGGCTCGGGACGCACCGCCGGGTCCACGGCCCACCGCGCCAAGCGCTCGGTCCCGCGCGGACGCTACGGCTCCCTGACCGGCGCCGCGCGCCCCCAGTCCCGTACGGGCCCGCCGACCGTGGCGGGCCGCTGGTCGCTGCTGCCCGAGCGTGAGCCCGACCCGACGGTGCGCGCCCACGCCCTGGCCCGCACCCTGCTCGACCGGCACGGCGTGGTGACCCGGGGCGCCGTCGCCGCGGAGGGCGTCGAAGGCGGCTTCTCGGCGGTGTACCGCATCCTGTCCGCATTCGAGGACAGCGGCCAGGCACGCCGCGGCTATGTGGTCGAAGGTCTCGGCGCGGCCCAGTTCGCGATGGACGGCGCGGTGGACCGGCTGCGCGCGGCGGCGAACGCGCGGGACCGGGGCGAAGCCCTGTCCGACCCGAACCTCCCGGACGGTTTCCCGGGCGCCTACGGATTCCCCGGCGACCGAAGCCCCGCGAACCCTGCCGGCTTCCCCGGCGACCGTGCCTCGGCGCACACCTCAGGTTTCCCCGGCGGCCAAGCCCCCAAGGACACCTTCGGCTACGCACCCGACCTCGACCCGGCGAACACCTCCGGCGTCCCGGAGGGTTCCGCCTTGCCTGACGACTCCGGCTTCCCCGACGGTTCCGCGTTCCCGGACGCCTCCGGCTTCCCGGAAGAACCCGGCTTCACCGACGACCACGGCTTCTCGGCCGACTCGGCCTTCCCGGCCCGCTCCACCCGCCCCCACACCTCCCCCCACCCCCACATCTCCGCCTACCCCAACACCCCAGCCTTCTCGAACAGTCGCTCCCGCCCCCGCACCACCTCGTCAGCCGTTGTCCTGGCCGCCGCCGACCCCGCCAACGCCTACGGCGCGGCCCTTCCCTGGCCCGAGCCCCCGACCGACGCCGGGCACAAGCCGGGCCGAAAGGCGGGCTCCTTGGTGGTGCTCGTCGACGGCGAACTGACCCTGTACATGGAGCGCGGCGGCAAGACCCTGCTGGCCTGGCCCGTCGCCCCGGACAGCTCGGTCACGGAGGACGCGCGGCTGCACACCGCCGCCGAGGCCCTCGCCGCAGCGGCCCGCGCGGGCTCGCTCGGCACAGTCACGGTGGAGCGCGTCAACGGCGCCTCCGCGCTGACCTCCCCCATCGGCACCCTCCTGGAAGGAGCAGGCTTCATCGCGACCCCCCGCGGACTGCGCCTCCGCGCCTGA
- a CDS encoding Fpg/Nei family DNA glycosylase: MPEGDTVWQAARRLHIALAGKVLTRSDLRVPKYATADLTGRTVLDVTPRGKHLLARIEGGVTLHSHLRMDGSWKVYANGQRWSGGPTHQIRAILGTADRTAVGYRLPVLELLRTTDEGRAVGHLGPDLLGPGWNPDRALENLLHDPARPLGEALLDQRNLAGIGNVYKSELCFLLGVTPWLPIGDVPADRAAQLPALAKRLLEVNRDRPARSTTGRRDQNLFVYGRTPRPCLRCRTPIRSADQGDGARERPTYWCPTCQTGPTPSPGAAQPRMGPRRTTN, from the coding sequence ATGCCCGAAGGAGACACCGTCTGGCAGGCCGCGAGGCGGCTGCACATCGCCCTCGCGGGCAAGGTGCTGACCCGCTCCGACCTGAGGGTGCCCAAGTACGCCACAGCCGACCTCACCGGTCGCACGGTCCTGGATGTCACCCCGCGCGGCAAGCACCTCCTCGCCCGGATCGAGGGCGGAGTGACCCTGCACTCGCATCTGCGGATGGACGGCTCGTGGAAGGTGTACGCGAACGGCCAGCGCTGGAGCGGCGGCCCCACGCATCAGATCCGGGCCATCCTCGGCACCGCGGACCGCACGGCCGTCGGGTACCGCCTCCCCGTACTGGAGCTGCTCCGCACCACCGACGAAGGACGAGCGGTCGGCCATCTCGGTCCCGACCTCCTGGGCCCGGGCTGGAACCCGGACAGGGCCCTGGAGAACCTCCTGCACGACCCGGCCCGCCCGCTCGGCGAGGCCCTGCTGGACCAGCGCAATCTCGCCGGCATCGGCAACGTCTACAAGAGCGAGCTGTGCTTCCTCCTGGGGGTCACTCCCTGGCTCCCCATCGGCGATGTGCCGGCCGACCGCGCCGCCCAGCTGCCCGCCCTCGCCAAGAGGCTCCTCGAGGTCAACCGCGACCGGCCCGCCCGCAGCACCACGGGCCGCCGCGACCAGAACCTCTTCGTGTACGGCCGGACACCCCGCCCCTGTCTGCGCTGCCGCACCCCTATCCGTTCGGCGGACCAGGGCGACGGTGCCCGTGAGCGCCCCACCTACTGGTGTCCGACGTGCCAGACGGGGCCCACGCCATCGCCGGGCGCCGCCCAGCCCCGTATGGGTCCCCGACGTACGACTAATTGA
- a CDS encoding SDR family NAD(P)-dependent oxidoreductase: MPLTAYDLTGRTAFVTGAASGIGRASAVLLAEAGATVHCADRDAQGLHETATLIKSQGGTAHTHPLDVSDRAQLQQAVASCERLDVMAAVAGIMHSSPVLETRDEDLDRVLSINFKGVLYACQEAARLMIAKSVRGSIITMASGAIDTGGPGLLCYGAAKAAVVQLTKTLATEIGPHGIRVNAVAPGWIRTPMTDRHGEAQAQTEAFMARLSPLGRVGEPEDIAHAVLHLASDASAFTTGQILRPNGGVAMPW; encoded by the coding sequence ATGCCCCTCACGGCGTACGACCTCACCGGACGCACCGCATTCGTCACCGGCGCCGCCAGCGGCATCGGCCGCGCCTCCGCCGTCCTGCTCGCGGAGGCGGGCGCCACCGTCCACTGCGCGGACCGCGACGCGCAGGGCCTGCACGAGACGGCGACCCTGATCAAGAGTCAGGGCGGTACCGCCCACACCCACCCGCTCGACGTCAGCGACCGTGCCCAGCTCCAGCAGGCCGTCGCGTCCTGCGAACGTCTCGACGTCATGGCGGCGGTCGCCGGGATCATGCACAGCAGCCCGGTCCTGGAGACCCGGGACGAGGACCTCGACCGGGTGCTGAGCATCAACTTCAAGGGTGTGCTGTACGCCTGCCAGGAAGCCGCCCGCCTCATGATCGCGAAGAGCGTCCGCGGCAGCATCATCACCATGGCGTCGGGTGCGATAGACACCGGCGGACCCGGCCTGCTCTGCTACGGCGCGGCGAAGGCGGCCGTCGTGCAGCTGACGAAGACCCTGGCGACCGAGATCGGCCCGCACGGCATCCGCGTCAACGCGGTCGCGCCCGGCTGGATCCGCACCCCGATGACCGACCGCCACGGGGAGGCGCAGGCGCAGACAGAGGCGTTCATGGCGCGACTGTCACCGTTGGGCCGGGTCGGCGAACCGGAGGACATCGCCCACGCCGTACTGCACCTCGCCTCGGACGCTTCGGCGTTCACCACGGGCCAGATCCTCCGCCCCAACGGCGGCGTCGCGATGCCCTGGTAG
- a CDS encoding Dps family protein → MYVVKSPLSDADLKTVAEALQGALVDLLDLSLVAKQVHWNVVGPRFRSIHLQLDEVVDTARLHSDTVAERASTLGVPPDGRAATVAVSSGIGATPEGWVKDTDAVKTLVDALGAVITRMRERVAATGDADPVSQDIFIGITADLEKHHWMFQAENG, encoded by the coding sequence ATGTACGTCGTGAAGAGCCCGTTGTCCGACGCGGACCTGAAGACCGTGGCCGAGGCGCTGCAGGGTGCCCTGGTCGACCTGCTGGACCTCTCCCTTGTGGCCAAGCAGGTTCACTGGAACGTGGTGGGACCGCGCTTCCGTTCCATCCATCTCCAGCTCGACGAGGTCGTGGACACCGCACGACTGCACTCCGACACCGTGGCGGAACGCGCCTCGACGCTGGGTGTCCCGCCGGACGGCCGGGCCGCGACCGTGGCCGTCAGCAGTGGCATCGGCGCGACGCCCGAGGGCTGGGTCAAGGACACCGACGCCGTGAAGACGCTCGTGGACGCGCTGGGCGCGGTGATCACGCGGATGCGCGAGCGGGTGGCGGCGACCGGGGACGCGGATCCGGTGAGCCAGGACATCTTCATCGGGATCACGGCCGACCTGGAGAAGCATCACTGGATGTTCCAGGCGGAGAACGGGTGA
- a CDS encoding helix-turn-helix domain-containing protein: protein MILLRRLLGDVLRRQRQRQGRTLREVSSSARVSLGYLSEVERGQKEASSELLSAICDALDVRMSELMREVSDELALAELAQSAAATEPVPAPVRRPMLNSVSVTGVPPERVTIKAPTEAVDVVAA, encoded by the coding sequence ATGATTCTGCTCCGTCGCCTGCTGGGTGACGTGCTGCGTCGGCAGCGCCAGCGCCAGGGCCGTACTCTGCGCGAAGTCTCCTCGTCCGCCCGAGTTTCACTCGGCTATCTCTCCGAGGTGGAGCGGGGGCAGAAGGAGGCATCCTCCGAGCTGCTTTCCGCGATCTGCGACGCGCTGGACGTACGGATGTCCGAGCTCATGCGGGAAGTGAGCGACGAGCTCGCCCTCGCGGAGCTGGCACAGTCGGCTGCGGCCACCGAACCGGTGCCCGCACCGGTGCGTCGCCCGATGCTCAATTCCGTATCGGTGACCGGTGTGCCACCGGAACGGGTCACGATCAAGGCGCCTACCGAGGCGGTCGACGTCGTCGCCGCCTGA